In Longibacter salinarum, a single window of DNA contains:
- a CDS encoding efflux RND transporter permease subunit codes for MVRTPIAANLLMVILIGGGLWSMYTIQKEVFPQYQLDVVDVDVTYPGAAPAEVEQGILRPVEEAIRGVQGIKEVASTAEEGRGTVSIELVAGTDRMKAFQDIDQAVNRIRTFPDDIEEPEVQLQSNQREVMSIGIYGEADIWTLRKLAESVRDQLLSTEGITQVEIGNVPDYVTHVEIPRDRLREYGMTLSDVAQLLQASSEDVPAGAVETSDGEILLRMQERKQWADEFGNIEIVTSDIGSNVLLADIAEITDGFEETGFHGKFNRQPTVDLQIYRIGDQSPLDIAETALGVLETASASFPPGITYRVDSNAANDYRQRLTLLTENGVLAVIIVLFILALFLDLRLAFWVMMGMAISFIGAMLFLPIAGLSINMISMFGFLVALGIVVDDAIVVGENVYALREDGMGAMEAAVHGARDMAKPVTFAILTNIIAFVPLLFIPGTTGKYWWPLPAVVIVVLAVSLLEALFILPAHLAHTADSAQYRVTKWIEQRQQNFARRFNHFVNTHYRSFLDTCLNARYVTLTASIALLLVVGGYGYSDHMGMVLMPEVATDEIEAGASLPVGTTVDQAGKVAKDITNATYRMFEENDLYRVAEGIKTNVRGQNFIDVEIVMKPPTERDMSAQEVIEIWRDEIGDIQGLDQITFEAERGPGGYRQDISVDLSHSDIEVLEEASETFLTRAESFAATRDVNDNYNRGKSQFDFHLLPEGRRLGLTSATVGEQIRNAFYGALAKRQLRGTNEIEVRVKLPREERKDLYHLEDFVLQTPNGTDVPFLDVVGINEGEAFTSINRRDGRRVVTVSMDADPPSAVTRVIEAIRTDVLPDLRNQFPGLTWSFEGSQADMRESTQALWGGFALAMLIIYALLAVAFNSYSQPFVVLGAIPFGLVGAVIGHILLGYDLSLVSLMGVIALSGVVLNDSLIMIDFANKKRREMSVFDAVKEAGVRRFRPIILTTLTTFGGLSPIILERSSQAYQLIPMAISLGFGIVFATSIILIIVPCLYLILEDVTTL; via the coding sequence ATGGTTCGGACCCCGATCGCGGCCAACCTGCTGATGGTCATTCTCATCGGTGGCGGACTGTGGTCGATGTACACCATCCAAAAGGAGGTCTTTCCGCAGTACCAACTGGACGTAGTCGACGTCGACGTGACGTATCCGGGCGCTGCGCCAGCCGAGGTCGAGCAGGGGATCCTCCGTCCCGTCGAAGAGGCCATCCGGGGCGTTCAGGGCATCAAAGAAGTCGCCTCCACAGCAGAGGAAGGGCGCGGAACGGTGAGTATTGAGCTCGTCGCCGGAACCGACCGCATGAAGGCGTTTCAGGACATCGACCAGGCCGTCAATCGCATCCGCACGTTTCCGGACGACATCGAAGAGCCGGAGGTGCAACTGCAGTCCAACCAGCGGGAGGTGATGTCGATCGGTATCTACGGGGAGGCGGACATCTGGACCCTGCGAAAGCTCGCCGAGTCGGTCCGCGATCAACTTCTGAGCACGGAGGGCATCACCCAGGTCGAAATTGGCAACGTGCCAGATTACGTGACGCACGTGGAGATTCCACGGGATCGGCTACGCGAATATGGAATGACGCTCAGCGATGTTGCCCAGCTCCTTCAGGCATCCAGCGAGGACGTACCGGCGGGCGCGGTGGAAACGAGCGATGGTGAAATCCTGCTTCGGATGCAAGAGCGAAAGCAATGGGCCGACGAGTTCGGTAACATCGAAATCGTGACATCCGATATCGGCAGCAACGTCCTGCTTGCCGACATCGCAGAGATTACCGACGGGTTCGAGGAGACCGGCTTCCACGGCAAGTTCAACCGCCAACCCACCGTCGATCTGCAGATTTACCGTATCGGTGATCAATCCCCTCTGGATATTGCTGAAACGGCACTCGGCGTACTCGAAACCGCCTCGGCCTCGTTCCCGCCCGGCATCACCTATCGCGTAGACAGTAACGCGGCCAACGACTACCGGCAGCGTCTGACACTGCTCACGGAAAATGGTGTGCTGGCGGTAATCATTGTGCTGTTCATCCTCGCCCTGTTCCTCGATCTGCGGCTCGCCTTCTGGGTGATGATGGGAATGGCGATCTCGTTTATCGGGGCGATGCTCTTCCTGCCTATCGCCGGACTGAGCATCAACATGATCTCGATGTTCGGCTTTCTCGTCGCACTCGGGATCGTGGTGGATGACGCGATTGTGGTGGGCGAGAATGTCTACGCGCTTCGCGAGGATGGCATGGGCGCGATGGAAGCAGCCGTACATGGCGCGCGCGACATGGCCAAGCCGGTCACCTTCGCCATCCTCACCAACATCATTGCATTCGTTCCACTTCTCTTCATCCCCGGAACGACCGGCAAATACTGGTGGCCCCTGCCCGCAGTCGTCATCGTGGTTCTTGCAGTCTCTTTGCTGGAGGCGCTGTTCATCCTTCCGGCGCACCTGGCCCACACCGCCGACTCGGCGCAGTATCGTGTCACGAAGTGGATCGAACAGCGACAGCAGAACTTCGCCCGTCGATTCAATCATTTCGTCAACACACACTACCGGTCGTTCCTGGATACCTGTTTGAACGCCCGATACGTCACCCTCACCGCATCGATTGCGCTCCTCCTGGTCGTCGGAGGCTACGGATACAGTGATCACATGGGCATGGTGCTGATGCCCGAGGTTGCCACTGACGAGATTGAGGCCGGTGCGAGCCTGCCCGTTGGAACGACCGTCGATCAGGCCGGAAAGGTGGCGAAGGACATCACCAACGCCACCTACCGGATGTTCGAAGAGAACGACCTCTACCGCGTGGCGGAAGGAATCAAAACGAACGTGCGCGGACAGAACTTCATCGATGTCGAGATCGTGATGAAGCCGCCAACCGAGCGCGACATGTCTGCACAAGAGGTCATCGAGATCTGGCGCGATGAAATTGGAGACATCCAGGGGCTCGACCAGATCACGTTCGAGGCAGAGCGCGGTCCCGGTGGCTACCGACAGGACATCAGCGTGGACCTGAGCCACTCCGACATCGAGGTCCTTGAGGAAGCGAGCGAAACCTTTCTGACTCGCGCGGAGTCGTTCGCCGCGACGCGCGACGTCAACGACAACTACAATCGCGGGAAGTCCCAGTTCGACTTCCACCTCCTCCCGGAAGGGCGCCGCCTCGGTCTCACCTCAGCCACGGTCGGGGAGCAAATTCGAAATGCATTCTACGGTGCTCTCGCCAAGCGACAGTTGCGAGGAACGAACGAGATCGAGGTGCGCGTAAAGCTTCCACGAGAGGAGCGAAAGGACCTGTACCACCTGGAGGATTTCGTTCTGCAGACACCGAATGGCACAGATGTCCCGTTTCTCGACGTGGTCGGAATCAACGAGGGCGAAGCATTCACGTCGATCAACCGGCGGGACGGGCGACGCGTCGTGACCGTTAGCATGGATGCCGACCCACCGAGCGCCGTCACCCGCGTGATCGAGGCCATCCGGACGGACGTTCTGCCCGATCTCCGGAATCAGTTTCCGGGCCTCACGTGGAGCTTCGAGGGAAGTCAGGCGGATATGCGCGAGTCGACGCAAGCCCTGTGGGGAGGATTTGCTCTCGCGATGCTCATCATCTACGCCCTCCTCGCAGTGGCCTTCAACAGCTACTCGCAGCCGTTCGTCGTGCTGGGCGCGATTCCGTTCGGACTCGTCGGTGCGGTGATCGGCCACATTTTGCTCGGCTACGACCTCTCGCTCGTGAGCCTGATGGGCGTGATCGCGCTGTCAGGCGTCG
- a CDS encoding efflux RND transporter periplasmic adaptor subunit, translated as MSLSLPNSSSGWMHTVLICAGIIAGAAVLMALIFSTEPTAQTSGATKESAMLVDVITLERDTIRPTIRAMGTVRPVDEIVLSPRVEGQIIDRSAAFDPGRDVQEGDILVQIDPSDYRNALQQRQSELQQAESDLKLEMGRQNVARQDYKLLDDTLAEENQDLVLRRPQLQAAQSEVESARAAVQQARLALNRTTIRAPFDAHVLERNVSVGSQVQPSDPIASLVGRDRYWVEATVPLSHLQWLSTSTSMEEATANGSAVRIRNRTAWMDDQYRTGYLARRIGALEDRTRMARVLISVPDPGATRPEHQDAPPLMLGSYVEAQIPAEPLPDVIRLNRDFLRADDTVWIMDADTLRIENVDVVLKDAVYAYVRDGIEENDRIITSTLATVREGAPLRLASDTSDTSDEKRLPDPSR; from the coding sequence ATGTCTCTTTCGCTCCCGAACTCTTCCAGCGGATGGATGCACACGGTGCTCATTTGTGCAGGTATCATCGCCGGTGCAGCCGTCCTCATGGCGCTCATTTTCTCGACCGAGCCAACGGCACAGACCTCCGGCGCGACGAAAGAAAGTGCCATGCTGGTGGACGTGATCACACTCGAACGCGACACCATTCGTCCCACCATCCGCGCAATGGGCACCGTTCGTCCGGTGGATGAGATCGTCCTCAGTCCACGCGTCGAAGGCCAGATCATCGATCGATCGGCCGCCTTCGATCCGGGCCGCGATGTCCAGGAGGGCGACATCCTCGTGCAAATCGATCCCTCGGACTACCGAAATGCTCTTCAGCAACGACAGAGCGAGCTTCAACAGGCAGAGTCGGATCTGAAGCTCGAAATGGGACGGCAAAATGTCGCCCGGCAGGATTACAAACTGCTCGACGATACGCTTGCCGAGGAAAACCAGGATCTCGTCCTCCGCAGGCCGCAGCTACAGGCGGCCCAGTCGGAGGTCGAGTCTGCCCGCGCCGCCGTGCAACAGGCACGCCTCGCGCTCAACCGAACCACGATCCGGGCGCCCTTCGACGCCCACGTTCTGGAGCGCAATGTGAGCGTCGGATCGCAGGTCCAGCCAAGCGACCCGATCGCGAGTCTCGTCGGGCGCGATCGATACTGGGTCGAAGCCACCGTTCCACTCTCTCACCTGCAGTGGCTATCCACCTCTACCTCCATGGAAGAAGCGACGGCGAACGGGTCTGCGGTACGCATTCGTAATCGGACGGCCTGGATGGATGATCAGTACCGCACCGGATACCTGGCCCGGCGCATCGGGGCACTGGAAGATCGGACCCGCATGGCTCGCGTGCTGATTTCTGTTCCGGACCCCGGAGCCACGCGTCCGGAGCACCAGGATGCTCCTCCACTCATGCTTGGCTCGTATGTGGAGGCACAAATCCCGGCCGAGCCGCTTCCTGATGTCATCCGCCTGAATCGCGACTTCCTGCGAGCAGACGATACGGTCTGGATTATGGATGCCGATACACTCCGAATCGAGAATGTTGACGTGGTACTCAAAGATGCCGTCTACGCGTACGTCCGCGACGGCATCGAAGAGAACGACCGCATTATTACGTCGACGCTCGCCACTGTGCGCGAAGGAGCGCCCCTCCGTCTCGCCTCGGACACAAGTGATACGTCCGACGAGAAACGTCTCCCCGATCCGTCGCGGTAA
- a CDS encoding efflux transporter outer membrane subunit produces MPDSTSAASFGSTAVVVCVLVASVISACSPERSVPEPVEAPASFSQQGSADQIDRWWTAFGDDSLNAAIDTALSANFTLRAAWARLQEARAIVDQEQAGLFPQIDASASAVTERRSEDGAGRNPSERDLELGAAASYEIDLWGRIRARANAEQARAEATLSDYRAASLSIAAEVTRAWMQLAEARRQLDLTEQQVQTNQQVLSLLRERFGTGQIRSVDILRQRQLIAASEQDRSAARARVGVLEHQLAVLLGTSPPRQPVAGPDSLPDLPPAPETGVPAELIRRRPDVRAARFRVAAADRDLAAAMSDRYPRLTLTASAATSAQAAENLFDDWVARVAGDLLAPIFYGGALQAEVDRAEARKRELVYAYGQTVLQAFRDVEDALVLETSQRKQVEKLIQQEELAQQAYEQLRVQYLNGSGSYLDVLTALRDVQRLQRDLLAARRILAEDRIALYRALAGAFTTERERDDT; encoded by the coding sequence ATGCCGGATTCCACAAGCGCCGCTTCGTTTGGATCAACCGCCGTCGTCGTATGTGTTCTCGTCGCGAGCGTGATAAGCGCCTGCAGTCCTGAACGAAGTGTACCTGAGCCCGTCGAGGCACCCGCGTCGTTTTCGCAGCAGGGCTCAGCCGACCAAATCGACCGATGGTGGACCGCCTTCGGTGACGACTCCCTCAATGCAGCCATCGACACGGCCCTATCGGCAAACTTCACGCTCCGCGCAGCCTGGGCTCGCTTGCAGGAGGCCCGCGCGATCGTAGACCAGGAGCAAGCAGGGCTTTTCCCCCAGATCGACGCATCAGCTTCCGCCGTAACCGAGCGTCGATCCGAAGATGGAGCTGGACGCAATCCCAGCGAGCGCGACCTCGAACTAGGGGCTGCTGCATCTTACGAGATCGATCTCTGGGGCCGCATTCGCGCCCGTGCAAATGCCGAACAGGCCCGTGCCGAGGCAACCCTGTCAGACTACCGCGCAGCGAGCCTTTCGATTGCGGCAGAAGTAACTCGTGCATGGATGCAGCTGGCCGAAGCGAGGCGTCAGCTCGACCTCACAGAACAGCAGGTTCAGACAAACCAACAGGTCCTCAGCCTCCTCCGTGAACGGTTCGGGACCGGGCAGATACGCAGCGTCGACATCCTCCGGCAACGCCAACTCATCGCTGCCTCGGAGCAGGACCGATCTGCCGCTCGGGCTCGCGTAGGCGTGCTCGAACACCAGCTCGCCGTCCTTCTCGGCACCTCTCCGCCTCGCCAGCCTGTTGCGGGGCCGGATTCACTGCCCGACCTTCCTCCTGCACCTGAAACTGGCGTGCCAGCCGAGCTGATTCGCCGCCGCCCGGATGTTCGAGCGGCACGCTTCCGCGTCGCAGCAGCCGATCGTGACCTCGCCGCGGCGATGAGCGATCGCTACCCTCGTCTTACCCTCACGGCATCGGCCGCCACGTCCGCGCAGGCGGCGGAAAACCTGTTCGACGACTGGGTGGCACGCGTGGCAGGCGACCTTCTCGCGCCGATTTTCTACGGTGGAGCGCTACAGGCGGAGGTCGACCGTGCCGAGGCACGCAAGCGAGAGTTGGTATACGCGTATGGGCAGACCGTTCTCCAGGCATTTCGGGACGTCGAGGATGCCCTGGTGCTCGAAACGAGCCAGCGCAAACAGGTCGAAAAACTGATCCAGCAGGAAGAACTCGCCCAGCAGGCGTACGAGCAGCTGCGCGTGCAGTACCTGAATGGCTCCGGCTCGTACCTGGACGTGCTGACGGCCCTACGCGATGTGCAACGGCTCCAGCGCGACCTTCTCGCGGCCCGTCGCATCCTGGCGGAAGACCGAATAGCGCTTTACCGCGCACTCGCCGGGGCCTTCACGACCGAGCGCGAACGAGACGACACGTAG
- a CDS encoding outer membrane beta-barrel protein has translation MKRLGIFAALLLFLAASSPDVTQAQTPAWKHQIYFNSGPQFVTGDASDGYKTGLAIDGGYYYRAADAFFIGVAGGYHQFSGEGNVADVDIIPVHVAAKYNFRLTGIQPYIGVEGGPTFVSGATDETNFGVAPRLGLRIPLSRGFDLDLNLKYNVVFTEGDDFTYVGVNGGPAYIPDRPAMR, from the coding sequence ATGAAACGCCTCGGTATCTTTGCGGCTCTACTCCTTTTCCTAGCGGCGTCGAGCCCGGACGTCACCCAGGCGCAGACGCCAGCCTGGAAGCACCAGATCTATTTCAACTCCGGTCCGCAGTTCGTAACGGGTGACGCCTCCGACGGTTACAAAACCGGACTGGCAATCGATGGCGGGTACTATTACCGTGCGGCCGACGCCTTCTTCATTGGCGTCGCCGGTGGGTATCACCAGTTTTCAGGTGAAGGAAACGTCGCCGATGTCGACATCATCCCCGTCCACGTTGCCGCGAAGTATAACTTCCGCCTGACGGGTATTCAGCCGTACATCGGCGTAGAAGGCGGTCCAACGTTCGTCAGCGGCGCGACGGATGAGACGAACTTCGGCGTTGCGCCCCGGCTGGGTCTTCGAATCCCGCTCTCCCGCGGCTTCGACCTCGACCTCAACCTGAAGTACAACGTCGTGTTTACCGAGGGGGACGACTTCACGTATGTCGGTGTAAATGGTGGACCGGCGTACATCCCGGATCGCCCTGCCATGCGTTAA
- the hemB gene encoding porphobilinogen synthase, with the protein MSLYDLPERPRRLRRTENIRRLSRETRLSTDNLIHPLFVKAGTNDRQEIGSMPGQYRLTVDQLVEEARELDALGIPGVALFPKIPDDRKTPDAKYATDADGLYPRAIRALKSEVPDLLVITDTALDPYNSDGHDGIVRDGDIDNDATLDVMRKIAVAHAEAGADIVAPSDMMDGRIGAIRDALDDAGHTSTALMSYTAKYASAYYGPFRDALDSAPRRREGVPVDKATYQMDPANSDEALRELRLDLQEGADFVMVKPALPYLDVIRRVKDHSDVPVVAYHVSGEYAMIKAASANGWLDEKAGALEALTAIHRGGADVILTYFAKQVAQWISES; encoded by the coding sequence ATGTCGCTTTACGATCTACCCGAGCGTCCGCGTCGCCTCCGTCGCACCGAAAACATTCGACGGCTGTCGCGCGAAACGCGCCTGTCCACGGACAACCTGATCCACCCGCTCTTCGTCAAGGCCGGAACGAATGATCGTCAGGAAATCGGCTCGATGCCCGGCCAGTATCGCCTCACCGTTGACCAACTCGTCGAAGAAGCGCGTGAACTCGACGCGCTCGGCATCCCCGGCGTCGCCCTCTTCCCGAAGATTCCGGACGATCGAAAGACGCCGGATGCCAAGTATGCTACGGATGCAGACGGCCTCTATCCGCGTGCGATTCGCGCTCTGAAATCGGAGGTACCCGATCTTCTCGTCATCACCGATACGGCACTCGACCCGTACAACAGTGATGGCCATGACGGCATCGTACGGGATGGGGACATCGATAACGACGCGACGCTCGACGTGATGCGCAAGATCGCCGTGGCACATGCCGAAGCGGGAGCGGATATCGTCGCCCCCTCGGACATGATGGACGGGCGCATTGGAGCCATTCGGGATGCCCTGGACGATGCGGGTCACACGTCGACGGCGCTGATGTCGTACACGGCCAAGTACGCGTCGGCCTACTACGGCCCATTCCGGGATGCCCTCGACTCTGCCCCGCGCCGCCGCGAAGGTGTGCCGGTCGACAAGGCGACGTACCAGATGGACCCGGCCAACAGCGACGAGGCCCTCCGTGAGCTTCGGTTAGACCTACAGGAAGGGGCAGACTTCGTCATGGTGAAGCCGGCGCTTCCGTACCTCGATGTCATCCGCCGCGTCAAAGATCACAGCGATGTCCCCGTCGTGGCGTATCACGTGAGCGGCGAGTACGCGATGATCAAAGCTGCGTCTGCAAACGGCTGGCTCGATGAGAAAGCCGGAGCCCTCGAAGCCCTGACGGCGATTCACCGTGGAGGTGCCGATGTCATTCTGACGTACTTCGCCAAGCAAGTGGCGCAGTGGATCAGCGAGTCTTGA
- a CDS encoding CysS/YqeB C-terminal domain-containing protein produces the protein MSDEATNDFTEIVESLVEEREQARAEGNYERADAIREKLDNLGIVVMDDDGETTWRREES, from the coding sequence ATGTCTGACGAAGCCACGAACGACTTTACAGAAATCGTCGAATCTCTCGTCGAAGAGCGCGAACAGGCCCGAGCGGAAGGCAACTATGAACGCGCCGATGCCATCCGAGAAAAGCTCGACAACCTCGGCATTGTCGTTATGGACGACGATGGAGAAACAACCTGGCGCCGGGAGGAATCCTGA
- the cysS gene encoding cysteine--tRNA ligase, producing the protein MAERTLRLYNTLTRETESVEPIEEGHLRFYSCGPTVYNYAHIGNFRSFLTADLILRTARAIGWDTTYVSNITDVGHLTQDDLVDPSGEDRMAEALEREGERFANIYDLARYYSDALLRDWHALNLRDPNVRPRATEHVTDQLEAVICLVESGHAYATDKGVYFSVESAPDYGKLSGNREAEQLQATEREVVEDEGKRDPRDFALWKLDDDHLMKWHSPWGWGYPGWHIECSVMGMRYLGDRFDLHAGGEDLIFPHHECEVAQNEALAGHEVIPYWVHTRFLQVEGEKMSKSKGNFYTVRDLIAPDPNDEHVPEAIRQQGGVDPLALRYALLSGQYRKPFNFTLKTLRDSSRAVKRYQDIQERVEEALAAEPDGTGESDLTSKLRESYEATLDAMCDDLNTPGALAAALQGVKALEQVDTFTATDARAARAWLSDINDLLGIVQPEHEASERTDGKDEDDEFAERVEALIEERADARADGNYDRADAIRDELDAMGVDVKDSADGTTWERKGL; encoded by the coding sequence ATGGCCGAACGTACGCTTCGCCTCTACAATACGCTCACTCGTGAGACCGAATCTGTCGAGCCCATAGAGGAAGGACACCTCCGTTTTTACAGTTGCGGCCCCACGGTGTACAACTACGCGCACATCGGCAACTTTCGGTCGTTTTTGACGGCCGACCTGATTCTCCGTACCGCGCGAGCGATCGGCTGGGACACGACATACGTCAGCAACATTACCGACGTCGGACATCTGACGCAGGACGACCTCGTCGACCCGTCCGGGGAAGACCGAATGGCCGAGGCCCTGGAACGGGAAGGCGAGCGATTCGCCAATATCTATGACCTTGCCCGCTACTATAGCGACGCACTCCTACGTGACTGGCACGCACTCAACCTGCGAGATCCGAACGTCCGCCCGCGTGCCACCGAGCACGTCACCGATCAGCTCGAGGCCGTAATCTGTCTCGTCGAAAGTGGACATGCGTACGCGACGGACAAGGGCGTGTACTTCTCGGTCGAGTCCGCTCCCGATTACGGCAAACTGAGTGGGAATCGCGAAGCCGAGCAGTTGCAGGCGACCGAACGCGAGGTAGTGGAGGACGAAGGCAAACGCGACCCGCGCGACTTTGCGCTCTGGAAGCTGGACGACGACCATCTGATGAAGTGGCACAGCCCATGGGGCTGGGGCTATCCCGGCTGGCACATCGAATGCAGCGTCATGGGAATGCGATATCTCGGCGACCGCTTCGATCTACACGCTGGAGGCGAAGACCTTATTTTCCCCCACCACGAGTGCGAGGTGGCACAGAACGAAGCGCTGGCCGGCCACGAGGTTATCCCCTACTGGGTGCACACCCGCTTCCTGCAGGTCGAGGGCGAGAAGATGTCGAAGTCGAAAGGCAACTTCTACACGGTACGCGACCTCATCGCGCCAGACCCCAACGACGAGCACGTGCCGGAGGCCATCCGTCAGCAGGGCGGCGTCGACCCACTTGCCCTCCGCTACGCGCTTCTCAGCGGTCAGTACCGCAAGCCGTTCAACTTCACGCTCAAAACGCTGCGCGACAGCTCGCGCGCCGTCAAACGCTACCAGGATATCCAGGAGCGAGTCGAGGAAGCACTGGCTGCGGAGCCCGATGGTACCGGCGAGTCCGATCTCACGTCGAAGCTTCGCGAGAGTTATGAAGCCACGCTGGATGCAATGTGCGACGACCTTAACACGCCGGGTGCACTCGCCGCGGCGCTCCAGGGCGTAAAAGCACTCGAGCAGGTCGATACGTTCACGGCCACGGATGCACGCGCGGCGCGTGCGTGGCTGAGTGACATCAACGATTTGCTTGGCATCGTGCAGCCGGAGCACGAGGCATCAGAGCGCACAGACGGTAAAGACGAAGACGACGAGTTCGCCGAACGCGTCGAGGCGCTCATCGAAGAGCGCGCAGATGCCCGCGCAGACGGTAATTACGATCGGGCAGACGCGATCCGGGACGAACTCGACGCGATGGGCGTAGACGTCAAAGACAGCGCGGATGGCACGACGTGGGAGCGAAAAGGCCTCTAA